AACCACCCGTTGCGCATCAACGGCGACCGCATCTACTTGCAGGGCCACGGATTCGCACCTCAGGTCACGGTGACGTGGCCCGACGGTGAGTCGCGCACGCAGATGATCCAATTCCGCCCGACCGACCTGCAGAACTTCCTCTCCGACGGCGTGCTGCGCTTCGACCCGCCCGCCGGCATGTACCCGGACCTGGCCGAGCGCCGCGAGAACCAGATCGCCATCGAAGGTGTCTTCGCCCCGACGGCGCAGTGGATCGGGCCGAACGGGGACCAGCTGCAGTCCTCCTTCCCGTCGATGCAGGACCCGGCGATGGCCGTGGACATCTACGTCGGCGACGCGGGCCTGGACACCGGTCGCCCCCAGAACATCTTCGTGCTCGACCAGTCGCTTATCGCCGACGGACGCCTGCAGAAGGCCGACCGCGTCAACCTCACCCCGGGTGAAGATGTCACCATCGACGGCGGCATCACGGTGCGTTTCGACGGCGCCGCCGAGTACGCCAATTACCAGATCTCCCGCGACCCGACCCAGATCTGGGCGCTGGCCACCACCGTGCTCATGCTCGGCGCGCTCATCGGCTCGGTGACGATCAAGCGCCGCCGCATCTGGGTGCGCCTGGCACCCGAGGGCGGCTCTACCCGCGTCGAGTTCGCGGGCCTGGCGCGGACGGACCGCGCCGGCTGGGGCAGCGAGTTCGACGAGATCGCCGACCGGATTCTCGGCCGGGTTAACGATGATGGACAATCCCCTGAGAGTGAGGTAGACAACCTTGGTTAATGTCGCGGCGCTGGGGTAGGTTTACCCCTATGCTCGTCGACTCCACCATGGCGGATCTGTCGGACCTGACGTTCCGCACCGCCTTCGTCATCTACCTGGTCGCATTGATTATGTCGTGCGTCTACTACGGCCGCATGTTCGGCGTTATCGACATGCGCCGCGAACGCGCCCGCAGCGAGTCGCTGGAGAGGGTCGCCGTCGGGGCGGGCGGGCCCGACGCGGTAGTTCAGGTGCCGGGCGTTTTCGACCAGTCGGAGTACGACCGGCGCGTCGCCGGTGCACGCAAGTGGGCGAACATGACGCAGGCGCTAGTGTGGTTCGGCATTCTGCTGCACGTGGCGGCCTTCATCACCCGCGGCCTGGCCGCGCACCGTTTCCCGCTGGGCAACCTCTACGAGTACATCCTGCTCATGACGGCGGTGGTGATGATCGCGGCCGCGGTCGTGATCCAGCGCAAGAACTGGCACACCCTGTGGCCGTGGGTGCTCTCGCCGATGGTCATCGCGATGTTCCTCAACTCGACGGTGTTCCACATGCACGCCGCGCCCGTCGTACCGGCGCTGCAGTCCTACTGGTTGCCGGTGCACGTGTCCTCAGTGTCCGTCGGCGCGTCCATCGGCCTCGTGTCCGGCCTTTTCGCGCTGCTCTACCTGCTGCGCATGTGGCAGCCGCGGGGTGAGGAGCGCGGCTTTTTCGGGGCGATCGCGAAGCCCCTGCCCAGTGCAAAGACGCTGGACCAGATCACCTACAAGACGGCGATTATCACCCTCCCGCTGTTCGGAATCGGCATCGTGTTCGGCGCCATCTGGGCCGAAGTGGCGTGGGGCCGCTTCTGGGGTTGGGACGCGAAGGAGACGGTTTCCATGATCACATGGATCCTCTACGCCGCCTACCTGCACGCGCGCGCCACCGCCGGCTGGAAGAACGTGCGCGCCGCGTGGATCAACGTGTTCGCGATGGCCATGACCATCTTCAACATGACCTACGTCAACACAGTCATCGCAGGTCTGCATTCCTACGCGGGGTTGAATTAGATGAAGGTCCTCATCACCGGCGGCGCCGGTTTCATCGGATCCACTGTCGCCTCCTGCTGCGCCGACAACGGGATTACCCCGGTCATCCTCGACGATTACTCCACCGGTCTGCGCGTCTTCGCCGAACGCTTCGACCACTACGAGGGCGACATCGCGGACCGGGGGCTGCTCGACCGCATTATTGACGACCACCCCGAGATCGAGGCTGTGATTCATTGCGCGGCCAAGATCGTCGTCCCGGAGAGCGTCGAAAAGCCTCTCATGTATTACGACAACAATGTCGGTAGAGCCATCTCGCTTATCGACGCCCTCTCGGCCCGCGGCATCGGCAAGTTCCTGCTCAGCTCCACCGCCGCCATGTACGAGCCCGACCCCGACTTCATGGTCAGCGAGACCAGCACTGTCAACCCCACGAGCCCCTACGCGGCGTCGAAGTGGATGCTGGAGCGCGTGCTGGCCGACGCCGCAGCCGCCGGTGCGATCCGGGCGATCGCGCTGCGTTATTTCAATCCCATTGGCGCCGACCCGCAGCTGCGCACCGGCCTGCAGAACCCGGCGCCGTCGCACGCGCTGGGCAAAATGATCACCGCACACGAGACAGGCCAGCCGTTCACAGTCACGGGCGTGGATTGGCCGACGCGCGACGGCTCCGGCCTGCGTGACTACATCCACGTGTGGGACCTGGCGCGCGCCCACGTCCTCGCGCTAAACGCCGAACTGGCCGACTATGAGGTGATCAACCTCGGCACCGGAACCGGCACAACCGTGTTCGAGCTCGCCGAGGCCGTCGGCGAGGCCACCGGCAGCCCCCTCGACGTACGAACCGCGCCGCCGCGCAACGGCGACGTGGCCGGAAGCGCCGCGCGCACGGACAAAGCCGCCGAGGTGCTGGGCTGGGACGTCGAGTACACGGTCGCCGACGGCGTGCGCCACTCCCTGGCGTG
This window of the Corynebacterium qintianiae genome carries:
- the ccsB gene encoding c-type cytochrome biogenesis protein CcsB, with the protein product MLVDSTMADLSDLTFRTAFVIYLVALIMSCVYYGRMFGVIDMRRERARSESLERVAVGAGGPDAVVQVPGVFDQSEYDRRVAGARKWANMTQALVWFGILLHVAAFITRGLAAHRFPLGNLYEYILLMTAVVMIAAAVVIQRKNWHTLWPWVLSPMVIAMFLNSTVFHMHAAPVVPALQSYWLPVHVSSVSVGASIGLVSGLFALLYLLRMWQPRGEERGFFGAIAKPLPSAKTLDQITYKTAIITLPLFGIGIVFGAIWAEVAWGRFWGWDAKETVSMITWILYAAYLHARATAGWKNVRAAWINVFAMAMTIFNMTYVNTVIAGLHSYAGLN
- the galE gene encoding UDP-glucose 4-epimerase GalE; amino-acid sequence: MKVLITGGAGFIGSTVASCCADNGITPVILDDYSTGLRVFAERFDHYEGDIADRGLLDRIIDDHPEIEAVIHCAAKIVVPESVEKPLMYYDNNVGRAISLIDALSARGIGKFLLSSTAAMYEPDPDFMVSETSTVNPTSPYAASKWMLERVLADAAAAGAIRAIALRYFNPIGADPQLRTGLQNPAPSHALGKMITAHETGQPFTVTGVDWPTRDGSGLRDYIHVWDLARAHVLALNAELADYEVINLGTGTGTTVFELAEAVGEATGSPLDVRTAPPRNGDVAGSAARTDKAAEVLGWDVEYTVADGVRHSLAWAEKLPEVLRREGTRK